The Elaeis guineensis isolate ETL-2024a chromosome 3, EG11, whole genome shotgun sequence region GATGTGTGACATAGACAACTGTTTTGGAAGCTAAAGCCCCTAGCAAACACTCCTGCAATATGAAGATAGCTTGCTCGCTTAGTACTATCAAAGGCAGACTACCATGTTTTGAAGGCTGTAACACCAAACTTACGCAATGAAGATATGATTAATTTGTATATCATCCAAGATTCAAGTAGGTACAAGTAACTATCGAAAAAATATTGATCCATAGAGTCAAATAAGAGTTTAGAAGCATTAAAAGAAAATAACGATAAAGGGCATGTATAAACCATTTATTAATTCTTCTTTAAAAACCATTGGTTTATTAGTGTATTTAACTATAAGGAAGTGAATACCTTAAAGAGATGTGATCCTGTGTGGGCATCAACAGCGCTGAATGGATCATCCAACAAATAAATGTCAGCATCTTGGTATAAAGCACGAGCAAGTTGCACCCTTTGCTTCTGCCCGCCACTCAAATTGATGCCTCTCTCTCCAATGACAGTCTGGTCTCCAAAGGGAAGAATCTCCAAGTCCTTCTTCAAGGAGCATGCTCCGAGGACTTTGTCGTACTTCTCAACATCCATTTCCTTGCCGAACAGTATGTTTTCTTGAATCTTACCGCTCTGTATCCAAGGTGATTGGGAGACATATGCCGTCGTCCCACACAATTTAACAGTTCCAGATATCTTTGGAACCTCACCTAATATGCAGGACAGCAAGCTCGATTTACCAGAACCAACAGTTCCACAAACAGCGACCCTCATCCCTTGCAagacttgaaaattcaaatctttcAAAGTGGGAATTTCAGAAGAGAGATCCCACGAGAAACTTCCATTGCTTACTTCAATCGCAATCTCAGAGCTTCCTCTTGGAAGTCTCTGTACTATATCAGGTTGCAAGTCCTCAAGGCAGAGAAATGAGGAAATTCTATCGAGGGAAACTTTGGTCTGAATGGTCATTGAGATTGTGTCAGGAAGATTATAGATCGGCTCTTGCAACACTCTAAATGTTGCAAGCGCGGACAGAATTTTTCCTGAATCCAATGGTatccccataagcatgcaagctcCAAAGGTGACCACCGCGACAAAAGTAGGCGAACCCCAGAAGACAAATGTTGTTATGGCATATGCATAAACATATTTCTTCAACCAATTCGTCTCGGTTTTCCTGAACTCGATTATTTTGGATAAGAACTTCATCTCCCAGCCTTGAAGCTTGAGAATTCTAATATTTCTCAAGATCTCCGAAGTAGCTTTCATCCTGATGTCTTTCGACTCCATCATCTTCTCCTGGTAGTTCTCTTGCATCTTCCCCAGTGGAACATTGCCTAACATGACAACAAATGTGGCTGCTAAAGCGGCAAGTGAAGCAAGCCCCAGACAAGAATATAAGATCAACAAGGCCAGCGTGACTTGCAAAACGACCATCCACAGATCATGCATGTACCAGCTGTAGAGCCCCACTCTGTCGGCATCGACACTCATTAAGTTGATGATCTCGCCACTACTTCTGCTCTGTCTCGAATGACTCGAAAGAGTGAGACCCTTTTGGTAGATCATAGCAACTAGTGAAGCCCGGACCCTGATCCCGGCCTGTTGCAATCTGAAAAACCAGTGCCTCTGCGTGAGGCACTCGAGAAGCTTCGCCACGATGAATGCCAACACCAAAAGATATCCTTCATGTGCGAACTCCCGACTCCCATTGAGGTACTGGACAAAGAAATCGATGAGGTAGGGACCCACGTACGAGGCAACCGTGTACACGAGGGCATACAACGCCGTCAACAGGACTTGCCCCCAGACAGAGAACACTAGTGCCTTGGCTAATCTGGCTGTGGTAACTCCACCGCTACCACTTCCACTCCCTtccttgctgctgctgctgctgctatgGCCAGCACCAGTACCACTCCCAGTGTATGACTCGAGCTTATTTTTGAAAATGGGGAAGATGCTACGGACACTATCAGTATCAGCTAACTGTGGAACATCTTTGAGGTCCAACGTCTTCTTATGACCGACGGAGAGCAAAGGACCCATCCAAGAGAAGGTAAGGATGCTGAGAAAACCGGCATTTGCAAAAAAGGAGACATCGCCGGTGCAACTGGTATTGGGTGCCTCATTGACACTAGCAGCACTTAATAGAGGCTCCTGAAGAAGAGGACTTTCTTCGAGAGTCCTCTTCCCGACGAGCCCCGCACAGGCAAAAAACAGACCGCAAAAGAGTGATCCAAAATCCAGCACCCACAGATGCGGCTGAAAAATTCCATGATTTTTGAAATATAGAAAGTCTACGACAAGACTAGAGCATGACATCAGGAAGAACAGAACCCACCAAATCCTAAGAAAGGAgggaaattttttctctcttgaatGGAAGAACTCGAAGTGCAGGTAAGCGGAGATGGCGAACCATGCAACGACTCTGGTTGACAAGTCCAACTGGACGGAAAGCCGGTCGTGAGACCAGAATCCATCCTGATTCCAGACGTAGTTAAAAAGACAGAGGAAGAGATTCAGCAGGCCCAGACAGAGGGAGGTCCAAAGGACTAATTTTGAATACGAAAACCGATTGTTCTCTACTCTCTCCTTACTAGAGGCTCCACTCTTGCGCCTCCGACAGAGCCAGACCCAGGACAGGACTAGCAGGAGGCCGAGGTGGCAAGAAACAGAGAACCACCCATGAATAAAGATGGGCCTGAGGAGGAATCCAGCATCCCAAGGCATTCGAAACAAAGGAGATCGCGAGAAAGAAGCCGACATACCATCAAAGAGAGCCCAAGACCGCAGCTTTTCGATCCTTTCTTCTCGGACGATCATGAGTTCACCGGAGAGAATAGGCAGAAAGAAGCGATTTTATAGAAGCGGGGGATGACATGGCCGTGCCTGAGGGCGTCAGACACGGCCGACTTTTTcttaccaaagaaaaaaaaaaaaggcggcTCCTTTTTGGTGGAATGAAGCAAGGCGGCTCCTTCGGGCCCAAGCTAAG contains the following coding sequences:
- the LOC105040179 gene encoding ABC transporter C family member 3, which produces MIVREERIEKLRSWALFDGMSASFSRSPLFRMPWDAGFLLRPIFIHGWFSVSCHLGLLLVLSWVWLCRRRKSGASSKERVENNRFSYSKLVLWTSLCLGLLNLFLCLFNYVWNQDGFWSHDRLSVQLDLSTRVVAWFAISAYLHFEFFHSREKKFPSFLRIWWVLFFLMSCSSLVVDFLYFKNHGIFQPHLWVLDFGSLFCGLFFACAGLVGKRTLEESPLLQEPLLSAASVNEAPNTSCTGDVSFFANAGFLSILTFSWMGPLLSVGHKKTLDLKDVPQLADTDSVRSIFPIFKNKLESYTGSGTGAGHSSSSSSKEGSGSGSGGVTTARLAKALVFSVWGQVLLTALYALVYTVASYVGPYLIDFFVQYLNGSREFAHEGYLLVLAFIVAKLLECLTQRHWFFRLQQAGIRVRASLVAMIYQKGLTLSSHSRQSRSSGEIINLMSVDADRVGLYSWYMHDLWMVVLQVTLALLILYSCLGLASLAALAATFVVMLGNVPLGKMQENYQEKMMESKDIRMKATSEILRNIRILKLQGWEMKFLSKIIEFRKTETNWLKKYVYAYAITTFVFWGSPTFVAVVTFGACMLMGIPLDSGKILSALATFRVLQEPIYNLPDTISMTIQTKVSLDRISSFLCLEDLQPDIVQRLPRGSSEIAIEVSNGSFSWDLSSEIPTLKDLNFQVLQGMRVAVCGTVGSGKSSLLSCILGEVPKISGTVKLCGTTAYVSQSPWIQSGKIQENILFGKEMDVEKYDKVLGACSLKKDLEILPFGDQTVIGERGINLSGGQKQRVQLARALYQDADIYLLDDPFSAVDAHTGSHLFKECLLGALASKTVVYVTHQVEFLPSADLILVMKDGEIAQGGKYNDVLNSGTEFMELVGAHKDALAALDSMDLSSNSSSGTIEGRSRDTESSTQGAHKVEQKDAQNGKPDEGSQKGQLVQEEEREKGRVGFWVYWRYITMAYKGALVPLILLAQILFQILQIGSNYWMAWAAPGSKDEEPQVNSAMLIYVYIALALGSAFCILIRSLFLVTAGYKTATLLFDKMHMCIFRAPMSFFDSTPSGRILNRASTDQNEVDTNIPFQTGTFAFSIIQLLGVIAVMSQVAWQVFIIFIPVIAASIWYQQYYIDAARELARLVGVCKAPIIQHFAESMSGSMTIRSFGHESRFVGTNFHLYDDYSQPKFHNAAAREWLCFRLDMLSSLTFAFSLVFLISMPKGVIDPGIAGLAVTYGLNLNMLQAWVVWNLCNLENNIISVERILQYTSIPSEPPLTIEADRLDSNWPSKGEVDLCDLQVRYAPHMPFVLRGLTCTFPGGMKTGIVGRTGSGKSTLIQTLFRIIDPTVGQIFIDGIDISTIGLHDLRSRLSIIPQDPTMFEGTVRGNLDPLEEYNDEQIWEALDCCQLGEEVRKKELKLSSTVTENGENWSVGQRQLVCLGRVILKKSKVLVLDEATASVDTATDSLIQKTLRQQFSESTVITIAHRITSVLDSDFVLLLDNGVIVEHDTPSRLLENKSSLFANLVSEYTMRSSSSFDRLNNQ